ATCCTGTTATAAGCATTCTGGGTTGTGGATGGGTAGGTAAGCCACTGGCGGTTCACCTGGCATCCATCGGTTATAGGGTGAAAGGTTCCCGTACAACTGCCGAAGGTGTGGCAGAGCTGCATACACTGGGTATTGAAGGCTATACCGTCAGGCTGAAGGAAGATGCCATCGAAGGTGATAATGCTCCCTTCTGGGATGCCGATGTAATCATCATTGATGTGCCGCCACGGATGCAACGGGGGGATCATGCGTTTGTCGCAGAAATGGAAACATTGGCCGTAGCGCTGGAGCAAACACGTATCAGGCACGTAATTTTTGTCAGCTCTACTTCTGTTTATCCGAACATTAACGATAAGGTATATGAAGATTGTAATATACCGCCAGATAAGCCCAACGGTGTGGCATTGCTGAAAGCAGAGAAAGTGTTGCTGAACAAACCCGGTTTTAATACCGTCGTGCTACGTTTCGGCGGCCTCGCCGGATTCGACAGATTGCCCAATACACAGAAGAAAGTCAATGACCCCAGGGCCCAGGATACACCACTCAATCTGATTCACCGTGCGGATTGCATAGGGGTGATAGAACGGGTGCTGGAAAAAGATATCTGGGGGGAAGTATTCAATGCATGTGCCAGCGGCCACCCGCTGCGTTTCAGCTATCACGTGCAGGCGGCTGCCCACTTCGATCTGCAACGCCCGAGAAGAAAAGAACCTGAAGACGATAGCTATAAAATTGTTACAAACACCAAGGTCAAAGATTTGCTGGGCTACAGGTTCAAGTACGACAGCCCGTTACAGTTCTTTGATGATAAACCACCGAAGTCCTTCACAGAGATACTGAATGACCTCGATGTAATGAAAATTACGACTAGCGACGACGGAAGATAATATCAGAGGAGAACATGGTTTTAAAGCGACAAAAGGCAGTACAGTTTTTAACATAAAATTTTGTGCTATATGTGCGAAATATTCTTTAAATTGATAATGCCTTTGTCAACTTATTTTTATCTGCACTAAACAACTGCGGATGACCAACAACCTAAACCTTTATACCGTGTTCACTTATTTATTGTACGCCCTGGCGGCAGTAACCTTGCTGGTAGTATCCTTCAGATTGCTGAATAAAAAGAAACCCGTTCCTGCGGCTTTACGCTCCGCTGCTATTATCAAAATCAACAGCTATAAGTCTTTCGGCATTATGGCTACCATCCGGTTCAATGATGCCGGTGCTCCTAATGTGGGCGACCAGATAAAACAGGAGGGCGATACCTACAGGATCAAAGGGGTGATTGTTGAAAGTCCCCTGCAGCACGACCAGGTATGGGAGTGCAAGCTGGAAAAAATGTAATCATCCATGCAATATGTCAAAATTTACTGGCTGCACCGTGAGGAAGATGAAGCGGAAGTTCAATTCATAGAACTGGATGAACTCCGCTTTGAATGCAGAAAAATAGAGTTATATCCGGACGGTACTTTTGGCATCGCTAACAGCAACTTCAATTTCGGAGGCACTGCCCTCAGCGATCAACCATTTCCACAACTGGATAACCTCGGCAACGATCATGATCTTGTCGCGGAATTCATTTCCCACGACGGATTTGAAAATACCTGGTACAGATATTATAATTTCCTGTCCGTTTAGGAGGAGCTGGCCTGCGGTTTGCTACATAAAACGTCTAAACCGCTCGTATATGCAGCCCTTTACTATTCAGACCCCCTCCGGCACCTTTCCTGTTAAATCCGCCGGATCCGCCGCTGATGACCGTTTTATAGTAGACGTTTTTGGCGAACAGGTACTCCTGGAAAAAGATGATGACGGCTATCTCAGGGCCTCCGGCGCCACTTTTGCCGGCCACCGCCTTGATATGGGCCTCCTCAACATGATCGCAGATTATATTGGTAAAGCAACGGCATAACAAGGGTATGTCAACGGTATGACAACGGCATAGCAGTGTAGTGTTGCCCGCGTTCCACATTCCGGGACATACTGTTGCCAATCCCTGCTATACATGCGCAGCAAAGGTATCCAGGTACTTCTGCACATACGCATCCTTAGACCTGCTCTTATACTGCATGACATACCGCGGATGCTCCAATGGTACCACTTCCTTAAAGAATTGATGCTCTGTGTTTAACCCCTGCAAAAATGCAGCGTTTTTACCCGTACCCATACAATAACAGACTTCATGGCTGATCGGCCAGCTCAATTGCTCTTTCAGACATTTTACAATAAACGGCAGGGCTGATTTTGTCAGTGCCGCGGAATCATAATAATTGTAGTTGATGACCTTGTCGCCCTTGTCGGTGGTAAACCCCAGCGGACAAACAGACGTAATGTAAAACCGCTTATAAAACTTTTCCGGGCCGCCATAGGCGTTGATCACGTCATATACAAATACCGATGAAGGCTCATGCGTCTTGAAATCTGTAATTTCCAGGCCTACCTGCTTCATGCGGGTGGTATCCGTAAAAGGCACCCCGGTAGACCCTGAGCCCAGTCTGCCAGGATTAATACCCAGTATAATCTGCCGGGGCTGGTTATCGCTGTAATACTTCCTGTAGAATTTTGTCATGATGTCCACGATGTCCTTTTTTTCACGGAAAGGGTTCATGACATGAATGCCTGCAGGCAGCTTACCTTCAAAATGGAGGGACTTATTAAATGCAATGATGCGGTCGGCCAGTGTCAACTTACAAGGGTTTGATTCCTGTTAAGCTACGCAAATCAGGCCATCACACCAAAAAGCAGCAGCTTTTCCTGGATGTCGGTATCGCGGTAAGGTTTCATGATATAATCATTGAAGCCGCATTTGAGGTACAGGGCAATATCTTCTTCCATCACATTCCCGGTAATGGCAATGATGGTAACTGCGGCTTTTTTCTTGTCTTCCATGGCGCGAATATGCGCGGTCAGCGCGATGCCGTCCATGCCGGGAAGGTCTATGTCTGTCAGGATAATATCGAACGTATATTCTTCAAACAAAGCGAGGGCTTCTTCTCCATTACCTGCTATTTTATAATATACCTGCATTCTGTCCAGCATCATCGAGAGCAGCTTCTGATTAAGGACGCTGTCTTCCACTACCAGTATGCGCACTACTTTGTTCGTGGAGGTGCCGGAAGGTTGATTGATATTGACAGGTACGGTAATTTTCCTGGTGGCAGGGGAGTGAACGATGGGTTGGTATTTTATTTCAAAGAAGAAGGTAGATCCTTTACCGTGGATACTTTTAACATAGATTTTCCCGTCGTGCAGGTCGATGATTTTTTTGGCGATATGTAGTCCGAGGCCGCTGCTGTTGGGCCTGAAGGAGGCGTTGCTGTCGGCGGAGGCTTGTGTAAAGGCATCAAATAGCTGTGGCAGGTCGCGGTTGTGAATGCCGATACCGGTGTCGGTAACGGTTACTTCCAGGAGGCAGTTGCCGTTTTCTATGGTGCGCATGGCAGCAGTGATGGTGATGGCGCCTTTGTCGGTATACTTGATAGCGTTGGCTACCAGGTTGGTGATTACCTGTTTCAGCCGAAAGGCGTCTCCCGATACCTGCAGGGTAGTAGGGAAGTAGATGTTGACTGTCATCTGGAGAGATTTCAGTTCTGACTGTACCTGTAATACCTGGCATACCTCTTCTATAGCGGCTCTTGGCGAAAACTTCTCCTGCTTCAATACCAGTTTATGGGTTTCTATTTTCGTATATTCCAGTACGTTATTAACTACCTGCAACAGCATTTCTGCACCTGTTCGTATAGCCGATACCGTTTCAGGTTTATATTCCCGGTTGAGTTGCTGGCTATAGCCCAGCAGCGACTGTATAGGCGTTCTCAGTTCATGGCTGACGGTGGCTGCAAACTCAGATTTCTGGCGGGCGAGTCTTTCTGCCTGCTGTGTGGAGCGGAGCAGTGCCAGGTCGTAGCGATAGAGTCGCATGATACCATAAATGATAATGGTGGCGAGTACGAGTATAAGTGGGATTTCCCAGTATCCCTGGTGTTTGATTTTTTCCAGGGAGATAGTGGCGCCGGCCTGCACTTTGCTGCGTTCGGCGGCCATGGCTGCCTGCGTGGCATCATTGGCCTGCAGCAACAGCTCCTGTATAGCGGCAAAGAGTCGGTTGCTGGTGGCCACCAGGTCGGCTTCGGCGTTATTCATCCGGTTCCTGGTGCGGGAGGCTTCTACGAACAGCTGGTCGTATTTTGCCTGCATGGATTGCAGCTGATCTTTGGAGATACTATGCGGACTGGCAACGGGCGTATGTTTTACGATAGCTACCTGTTTCGTTTTTTTGGTATCGGATTTATTGGCAATCGCATCACGGATGCGGCCCAGGAGCTTCTTTTTACTTCTGGTGGCTGTTTCCTGTGTGCTGATGATGGTGTCTATATGTATACGCGTTGGGGAGGATGACGCTTGTACACCGGCAGGTACGCTGATCGCCGGCCAGGCAGTTTCCAGTTGCAGCAATGAATCCAGGCGGTGGCTGCATTGCGTAAATATGTCCATCTGTCTGGCTTTATTGGCCAGGAGTATAGAAACCCCATAAGGGCCTTTATCTGCCAGTGCGCTGTCCAGTTCGGCCTTCACGCCTTTCAGCATATCGTGGTAGCCGGTAAAGTATTGCCGGTCGAAGGTGACGGTATATAGCCTGAAGTTATTGTCTGCCTGGTACAACAGCTGCGATGCCTTGCTAAGGTGCCTGCTGCTGTTATCATTTACAGATAGCTCATTTACCATACTGCCAATCCGTTCTGATGTACGCTTGCGCATATATATCATCAGGAATAAGGTGGTTAGTA
This window of the Chitinophaga sp. Cy-1792 genome carries:
- a CDS encoding ATP-binding protein, encoding MVVILTTLFLMIYMRKRTSERIGSMVNELSVNDNSSRHLSKASQLLYQADNNFRLYTVTFDRQYFTGYHDMLKGVKAELDSALADKGPYGVSILLANKARQMDIFTQCSHRLDSLLQLETAWPAISVPAGVQASSSPTRIHIDTIISTQETATRSKKKLLGRIRDAIANKSDTKKTKQVAIVKHTPVASPHSISKDQLQSMQAKYDQLFVEASRTRNRMNNAEADLVATSNRLFAAIQELLLQANDATQAAMAAERSKVQAGATISLEKIKHQGYWEIPLILVLATIIIYGIMRLYRYDLALLRSTQQAERLARQKSEFAATVSHELRTPIQSLLGYSQQLNREYKPETVSAIRTGAEMLLQVVNNVLEYTKIETHKLVLKQEKFSPRAAIEEVCQVLQVQSELKSLQMTVNIYFPTTLQVSGDAFRLKQVITNLVANAIKYTDKGAITITAAMRTIENGNCLLEVTVTDTGIGIHNRDLPQLFDAFTQASADSNASFRPNSSGLGLHIAKKIIDLHDGKIYVKSIHGKGSTFFFEIKYQPIVHSPATRKITVPVNINQPSGTSTNKVVRILVVEDSVLNQKLLSMMLDRMQVYYKIAGNGEEALALFEEYTFDIILTDIDLPGMDGIALTAHIRAMEDKKKAAVTIIAITGNVMEEDIALYLKCGFNDYIMKPYRDTDIQEKLLLFGVMA
- a CDS encoding SDR family NAD(P)-dependent oxidoreductase — translated: MFNPTYPVISILGCGWVGKPLAVHLASIGYRVKGSRTTAEGVAELHTLGIEGYTVRLKEDAIEGDNAPFWDADVIIIDVPPRMQRGDHAFVAEMETLAVALEQTRIRHVIFVSSTSVYPNINDKVYEDCNIPPDKPNGVALLKAEKVLLNKPGFNTVVLRFGGLAGFDRLPNTQKKVNDPRAQDTPLNLIHRADCIGVIERVLEKDIWGEVFNACASGHPLRFSYHVQAAAHFDLQRPRRKEPEDDSYKIVTNTKVKDLLGYRFKYDSPLQFFDDKPPKSFTEILNDLDVMKITTSDDGR
- a CDS encoding uracil-DNA glycosylase family protein gives rise to the protein MTLADRIIAFNKSLHFEGKLPAGIHVMNPFREKKDIVDIMTKFYRKYYSDNQPRQIILGINPGRLGSGSTGVPFTDTTRMKQVGLEITDFKTHEPSSVFVYDVINAYGGPEKFYKRFYITSVCPLGFTTDKGDKVINYNYYDSAALTKSALPFIVKCLKEQLSWPISHEVCYCMGTGKNAAFLQGLNTEHQFFKEVVPLEHPRYVMQYKSRSKDAYVQKYLDTFAAHV